A window of Coriobacteriia bacterium genomic DNA:
ACCCGCAACTACACCGAGAAGTTCTACCGCGCCACCTCGACGGCGCTCGCCGTGCATATGCTCGTGTCACCCGACTCAGGCGAGCGCAAGATGATGGTCGCGCTCGGGAGCGATGACTTCGCGCTGCAACTACTCACCGATGAGTACAACGCGCTCGCGGGTGACCAGGAGATCATGGCGTCCTCCGTAGGCAGCCTCGACGGACTCATCGCCCTGCGTCAGGGTCTTGCCGATGTCGCCGGCTGTCACCTCTTCGATGCTGCGGCGGGAGACTACAACGTCCCCTACCTGCGGCACCTGTTCCCCGACCGCTCCGTCGATGTGGTCACGCTTGCACATCGGGAGCAGGGGCTCATGAGTGCGCCCGGCGACACGCGAGTGCGTGCGGTCGAGGACATCGCCGAACCCGGTATCCGGTTCGTCAACCGCAATCCCGGCTCAGGCACACGAATCTGGTTCGATGCGCGCCTTGGTGATCTTGGTATCCCTGCTTCGGCGGTGACCGGGTACGACACGGTGATGCGCACACATGGCGATGTCGCTCTGGCGGTTGCAACAGGGCAGGCCGACGTGGGTCTTGGGATTCGCGCCGCCGCTGAGGCCCACGGCCTCGAGTTCGCACCACTCTTCACGGAGCGCTACGACCTCGTGTTCAACGCCGATCGTTCGCACGGCGATGACATCCAACGGCTTCTCGAGAGGCTCTCGAGCCGCGGCTTCAAGAACGGGGTCGGCGGCCTATCGGGCTACGACGCCAGTCACACAGGCGAGGAAACTCGGATCGCCGTCTAGGACCGACTCGGCTCGGCCCACGGCCCGTCAGGCTGTGTTGGCCGCAAGGAGGCTCCATGAGCGCAACAGCACGAATCCGTAGCCGCGTGGCGGCGCTCGCCCTCGCGGCAGCGCTGGCGTTGGGGGCATTCGCTCCGACG
This region includes:
- a CDS encoding helix-turn-helix domain-containing protein, giving the protein MQPLGMINRQDQLAALADEHRMAILRRLMCGPSTISRLGRDFGKHAAWIRHHVKRLEAVELIELAGVKKTRNYTEKFYRATSTALAVHMLVSPDSGERKMMVALGSDDFALQLLTDEYNALAGDQEIMASSVGSLDGLIALRQGLADVAGCHLFDAAAGDYNVPYLRHLFPDRSVDVVTLAHREQGLMSAPGDTRVRAVEDIAEPGIRFVNRNPGSGTRIWFDARLGDLGIPASAVTGYDTVMRTHGDVALAVATGQADVGLGIRAAAEAHGLEFAPLFTERYDLVFNADRSHGDDIQRLLERLSSRGFKNGVGGLSGYDASHTGEETRIAV